One Bacteroidales bacterium DNA window includes the following coding sequences:
- a CDS encoding dockerin type I repeat-containing protein: MNNFLTKQKGEKLMKQKLNFLIIAALFLIIMPLQFGCDKAEELQQEQTDTTDFDPWQYDFNDNGQLDADELETVFNDHAENKINKEELKAFTELFISLNTRQEENSTKSGFDPASATYCENGFSNIYEILSYWDDMNYQLCYNPCYINIEQVLMEWYYGYNMRADKAFILTYLQNLDKLALGRGIVTCMEMSAILTECYDVSATTVAVITCLTNTAEHIIKTLGLIGEEMDCDEFYLDISGCTILGDQLVNALSGTSYYIYGDANEDGIINMVDATYAQLIIMELKNPTRFADAKRDGEIDILDVTQIELIILGRARRVWFGRE, encoded by the coding sequence TTTAATTATTGCAGCATTATTTCTAATAATAATGCCATTGCAGTTTGGTTGCGACAAAGCAGAAGAACTGCAACAGGAACAAACAGATACAACCGATTTTGACCCCTGGCAATACGATTTTAATGACAACGGGCAATTAGATGCAGACGAACTCGAGACAGTATTCAATGATCATGCAGAAAACAAAATTAATAAAGAAGAGCTTAAAGCTTTTACTGAATTATTCATAAGTCTGAATACCCGGCAGGAAGAAAATTCAACTAAAAGTGGTTTTGACCCTGCAAGTGCTACTTACTGTGAAAATGGTTTCTCTAATATTTATGAGATTCTGTCATATTGGGATGATATGAACTACCAGTTATGTTATAACCCATGTTATATAAATATTGAACAAGTCTTGATGGAATGGTACTATGGATATAATATGCGTGCGGATAAAGCATTTATCTTGACGTATTTACAGAACTTAGATAAGTTAGCGTTGGGGCGGGGTATAGTAACATGTATGGAAATGAGCGCCATATTAACAGAATGTTATGACGTATCAGCAACTACTGTTGCTGTTATAACTTGTCTTACAAATACGGCTGAACATATTATTAAGACTCTTGGATTAATTGGTGAAGAAATGGATTGTGACGAATTTTATCTTGATATTTCTGGCTGCACTATACTTGGCGACCAACTCGTTAATGCTCTTAGTGGTACTAGTTATTACATATATGGTGATGCGAATGAGGATGGAATAATTAACATGGTAGATGCGACTTATGCTCAACTGATAATTATGGAACTAAAAAATCCCACACGTTTTGCTGATGCAAAACGTGATGGTGAAATAGACATACTTGATGTTACGCAAATAGAACTAATAATATTGGGAAGAGCTCGTAGGGTATGGTTTGGTAGAGAGTAA